The region ACCCACAACATACATTAGGTTTTCAGCGTTTTTCCAGTGTTTAGAAGTTTCTAAAACGTGTTTATACAGTTCTTTGTCATTTACTTTTTTTGTTTGAAAATCAAAAGCACCTTCATTAGAAGTTAACGCCAACATAATAGTATGTTTATCTTTAAAAGCTAAAAAGGGTTCTACAGAATCTTTTCCCATGTAAGGAGCAACCGTTACTGAATCGAAGGCTAAATCATTAAAAAATGCTTTTGCGTACATGGTTGAGGTATTGCCAATATCACCACGTTTTGCATCGGCAATGGTAAAAATTTCTGGATAATTTTTATGAATGTATTGAATGGTCTTTTCAAGCGCCTGCCAGCCTTTAATTCCGTATGCTTCATAAAAAGCAGTATTGGGTTTATAAGCAACACAAAGGTGTTGAGTTGCATCAATGATAGCTTTGTTAAATTCAAAAATAGGATCTTCTAAAACTAATAGATGTTCAGGGATTTTATTTAAATCTACATCTAAACCGATGC is a window of Polaribacter litorisediminis DNA encoding:
- the pyrF gene encoding orotidine-5'-phosphate decarboxylase; the encoded protein is MTTAQLVSQIKQKKSFLCIGLDVDLNKIPEHLLVLEDPIFEFNKAIIDATQHLCVAYKPNTAFYEAYGIKGWQALEKTIQYIHKNYPEIFTIADAKRGDIGNTSTMYAKAFFNDLAFDSVTVAPYMGKDSVEPFLAFKDKHTIMLALTSNEGAFDFQTKKVNDKELYKHVLETSKHWKNAENLMYVVGATKAEYFKEIRKIVPDSFLLVPGVGAQGGNLQDVCKYGLSKNIGLLINSSRGIIYASKEKNFANMAASKAEELQLEMQAILKEFKCL